In a genomic window of Flammeovirga agarivorans:
- a CDS encoding SusC/RagA family TonB-linked outer membrane protein yields the protein MLDFKIPKIVVGILLSSLLLLFNQTIYAQQSSLSGKVSDKEGNPIPGVSIIIKGTNNGVITDFDGEYKIMNYKPGDILVYSYVGMQTLEESINSRTRIEVELLEDLVQLEELIVVGYGAQDKKDITGAVGMATSEDFVDRPNSQIGSLLQGKVAGVQIASSSGSPSQQLSLRIRGTNSFTGSSEPLYVIDGVPTADTKSLNPSDIESITVLKDAASAAIYGAQGGNGVVLITTKQGTTSETRVTLDAYAGMSQVWRKLDVLDGAQYRDLMTEMGYTTDWSQYNENTNWQDEIFQDGVTQNYQLGVSGKNGGTTYYMSGGWTSIVGAVRSSEMQRANVKVNLDQEIYNWLKIGTRLNYSDYNDVSVNDNSSSDRGGVLLGALNTPSVIGIYNPDGTFTSNPFQNWENPIASTDGTDRNYNKQRFLGNAYVEVKILNDLKFRSNLGIEQSTGKFESFLDPYRTSYGRAIQGEGNSNIDQYKYQIFDNLLTYNKSINKHNIEAMVGHVYQKFLWSENRVTTRNFASDRIKTANGGSELVEATAFATEKANLSYISRLNYAFDDKYLLTANFRADGSSVFGPNNRWGYFPSVSVGWRISEEAFLQESEKISNLKLRMGWGVVGNDNVGSYAYLGRVGSGANYVIGNQLLPGTYPSTIENKDLQWEQSEQKNIGLDLGLFEGRVELNVDAYIKNTNQLLIDAPLPTSSGFESAIQNLGELENKGMEFNLTTVNINKKGWDWRTNFNISFNRNKVVSLEGGDKFGGYIHDRDNAGLAREGYPLGTLFGYVFDKVDPVTGNAMYLTKDGESTDNPSTEDRTIIGDANPDFFYGMTNTVTYKGFSLTVFLQGAQGKEMLNATRIDSESMNSPRNQLAIVENRWKKPGDFTNIPAFERNGGTNNSRVSTRFIEDGSYLRLKTLSLAYSFPTLENSKYVKGMKLYVTGENLFTITDYSGFDPEVNTYGGSNLAMGIDYGTYPQTRTILVGLNLTL from the coding sequence ATGTTAGATTTTAAAATACCAAAAATAGTAGTGGGCATTTTATTAAGCTCTCTATTATTACTCTTTAATCAGACAATATATGCTCAACAATCTTCTCTATCTGGTAAAGTATCTGATAAAGAAGGGAATCCTATTCCAGGAGTAAGTATTATAATAAAGGGTACTAACAATGGAGTAATTACAGACTTTGACGGAGAATACAAAATAATGAACTATAAGCCTGGTGACATATTAGTTTATAGTTATGTAGGTATGCAAACGTTGGAAGAAAGTATAAACTCAAGAACAAGAATTGAAGTAGAATTATTGGAAGACTTAGTTCAACTAGAAGAACTCATTGTAGTAGGCTATGGTGCACAAGATAAAAAAGACATTACAGGTGCTGTCGGAATGGCAACAAGCGAAGATTTTGTAGATCGTCCAAATTCTCAAATTGGTAGTTTATTACAAGGGAAAGTAGCAGGTGTTCAAATTGCATCGTCATCTGGTAGTCCTTCTCAACAATTAAGTTTAAGGATTAGAGGAACTAACTCTTTTACGGGTAGTAGTGAACCGTTATATGTAATTGACGGAGTGCCAACCGCAGACACAAAGTCATTAAATCCTTCGGATATTGAAAGTATTACGGTATTAAAAGATGCCGCATCTGCTGCTATTTATGGTGCCCAAGGTGGTAATGGAGTTGTATTAATCACCACAAAACAAGGAACGACTTCTGAAACAAGAGTGACATTAGATGCTTATGCAGGTATGTCTCAGGTATGGAGAAAGTTAGATGTATTGGATGGTGCTCAATATAGAGACTTAATGACCGAGATGGGGTATACTACAGATTGGAGTCAGTATAATGAAAATACCAATTGGCAAGATGAAATATTTCAGGATGGAGTCACTCAAAACTATCAGTTAGGGGTTTCAGGAAAGAATGGAGGAACTACTTACTACATGTCTGGAGGTTGGACTAGTATTGTAGGAGCAGTAAGAAGTTCTGAAATGCAAAGAGCCAATGTAAAAGTAAATCTAGATCAAGAAATATATAATTGGTTGAAAATTGGAACTCGATTGAATTATTCAGATTACAATGATGTATCTGTAAACGATAATTCTTCTAGTGACAGAGGAGGAGTTTTACTTGGTGCATTAAACACACCATCTGTGATAGGTATTTATAATCCTGATGGAACTTTTACAAGTAACCCTTTTCAGAATTGGGAAAACCCAATAGCAAGTACTGATGGTACAGATAGAAATTATAACAAACAACGTTTTTTAGGTAATGCCTATGTAGAAGTAAAAATACTCAATGATTTAAAGTTTAGAAGTAATCTAGGCATAGAACAAAGTACAGGGAAATTTGAATCTTTCTTGGATCCATATAGAACAAGTTATGGTAGAGCTATTCAAGGTGAAGGAAATAGCAACATAGATCAATATAAATATCAAATTTTTGATAACCTTCTTACTTACAATAAGTCAATCAATAAGCATAATATTGAAGCGATGGTAGGCCATGTTTATCAGAAATTCTTGTGGAGTGAAAATAGAGTAACAACAAGAAACTTTGCAAGTGATAGAATAAAAACGGCGAATGGAGGATCTGAATTGGTAGAAGCGACAGCATTCGCTACAGAAAAAGCAAACCTTTCTTATATCAGTAGATTAAACTATGCTTTTGATGATAAATATCTATTAACTGCCAATTTTAGAGCAGATGGTTCTAGTGTCTTTGGTCCAAATAACCGTTGGGGGTACTTTCCTTCTGTATCTGTAGGTTGGAGGATAAGTGAAGAGGCCTTTTTACAAGAATCTGAAAAAATCAGCAACTTAAAATTGAGAATGGGCTGGGGTGTTGTTGGTAACGATAACGTTGGATCGTATGCGTACTTGGGCCGAGTAGGGTCAGGTGCAAATTATGTGATTGGCAACCAATTGTTACCTGGTACTTATCCTTCTACTATTGAAAATAAGGATTTGCAATGGGAACAATCAGAACAAAAGAACATAGGTTTAGACTTAGGGTTGTTTGAAGGAAGAGTGGAGTTGAATGTTGATGCTTATATCAAGAATACAAACCAATTGCTTATCGATGCACCACTTCCAACATCTTCAGGTTTTGAAAGTGCTATACAAAACCTTGGTGAGTTAGAAAATAAGGGTATGGAGTTTAACTTGACTACGGTTAATATCAATAAAAAAGGATGGGATTGGAGAACAAATTTCAATATATCATTCAATAGAAATAAAGTAGTAAGTCTTGAAGGAGGTGATAAATTTGGAGGTTATATCCATGATAGAGATAATGCTGGATTAGCAAGAGAAGGATATCCTTTGGGAACATTATTTGGTTATGTATTCGATAAAGTAGACCCAGTAACTGGTAATGCAATGTACTTAACTAAAGATGGAGAAAGTACAGATAATCCATCAACGGAAGACCGAACAATTATTGGCGATGCAAATCCTGACTTCTTCTATGGGATGACTAATACAGTTACATACAAAGGATTTAGCTTAACTGTATTCTTACAAGGAGCACAAGGAAAAGAGATGCTGAATGCTACTCGAATTGACTCTGAAAGTATGAATTCTCCAAGGAATCAATTGGCTATTGTTGAAAATAGATGGAAAAAACCAGGTGATTTTACAAACATACCTGCTTTTGAGAGAAACGGAGGAACAAATAATTCAAGAGTATCTACAAGATTTATTGAAGATGGTTCATATTTAAGACTTAAGACACTATCACTGGCCTACAGTTTCCCAACTTTAGAAAACAGTAAATATGTGAAAGGGATGAAACTATATGTAACCGGTGAAAACCTGTTTACAATTACAGATTATAGTGGTTTTGATCCAGAAGTAAATACTTATGGAGGAAGTAATCTTGCAATGGGTATTGATTATGGTACTTACCCTCAAACAAGAACTATTTTGGTAGGTCTAAACCTTACACTTTAG
- a CDS encoding RagB/SusD family nutrient uptake outer membrane protein has product MKNTLIGLLLILGLTQCHSLIDLDPISEETRDTAYVKGTQLEAALVGLYSTFASSEYYIWDKMNMQDMRADNHYAGGDTPDLFAIDALNITPTNSRLFEIWKNLYDAISKANNLIEKAEQLDDPSFSEERLSQISGEAYFLRAYHYYNLVNMFGGVPLVTEFTTSVDNEKLQVKRATVEEVYAQIIKDLEVAISLLPDSFGNDNSVNKARATSGAANAMLAKAYLQMPSPNYQKALVYIKAVEESTANYQLIDYGHLFDGTHQNNAESILEIQFMGPNAGSFGPQLLLPPSISGDTWRKFLTPSHDLINAYNAENDNVRLNASVLFEAVDWSDEYWGNTSGTSIPFSYKWKNASGWQSSDNTYLLRFADIVLLKAEALAHTGSLVEAANEVDKIRRRVGLQGLTSDKKSDKESLLQAILDERRLELAAEGHRWDDLVRFGKVVSTMNNLVEIDLRTGEAVNYNMTENKILLPIPQQEIDRNPNLDQNPM; this is encoded by the coding sequence ATGAAAAATACATTAATAGGATTACTACTGATATTAGGGCTCACCCAATGCCATAGTTTGATAGATTTAGACCCTATTTCAGAAGAAACTCGAGATACAGCCTACGTAAAAGGGACTCAACTAGAAGCAGCATTAGTAGGTCTTTACAGCACATTTGCAAGCTCAGAATATTATATCTGGGATAAAATGAATATGCAAGATATGAGAGCTGATAATCACTATGCAGGAGGAGATACTCCAGACCTTTTTGCTATTGATGCCTTAAATATTACACCAACAAATAGCAGGTTATTTGAAATTTGGAAAAACTTGTATGATGCAATTTCAAAAGCAAATAATTTAATAGAAAAAGCAGAACAGTTGGATGACCCTTCATTCTCAGAAGAACGTCTTTCACAAATTTCAGGAGAAGCTTATTTTCTTAGAGCATATCACTATTATAACCTGGTGAATATGTTTGGTGGAGTACCGTTAGTCACTGAATTTACCACTTCTGTAGATAACGAGAAGTTACAAGTAAAAAGAGCTACCGTAGAAGAAGTCTATGCTCAGATAATAAAAGATTTAGAAGTTGCAATATCATTACTTCCGGATAGTTTTGGTAATGATAATAGTGTAAATAAAGCAAGAGCAACTTCAGGGGCAGCAAATGCAATGTTGGCTAAGGCTTATCTCCAAATGCCATCTCCGAATTATCAAAAGGCATTAGTATACATTAAGGCTGTAGAAGAAAGTACTGCAAATTATCAGCTAATTGATTACGGACATTTATTTGATGGAACACACCAAAATAATGCTGAATCCATTTTAGAAATACAGTTTATGGGACCTAATGCTGGTAGTTTTGGCCCTCAATTACTATTACCACCATCAATTTCTGGAGATACTTGGAGAAAGTTTTTAACACCTTCTCATGACTTAATTAATGCTTACAATGCAGAAAATGATAATGTAAGATTAAATGCTTCGGTATTGTTTGAAGCTGTAGATTGGTCTGATGAATATTGGGGAAATACTTCAGGAACTTCGATTCCATTCTCTTACAAATGGAAAAATGCTTCTGGTTGGCAAAGTTCTGACAATACTTACTTGTTACGATTTGCTGATATTGTATTATTAAAAGCGGAGGCATTAGCACACACAGGGTCATTAGTAGAAGCGGCAAATGAAGTGGATAAAATCCGAAGAAGAGTTGGACTTCAAGGGTTGACTAGTGATAAAAAATCTGATAAAGAATCTTTATTGCAGGCAATTTTAGATGAAAGACGATTAGAACTTGCTGCTGAAGGACACCGATGGGATGATTTGGTAAGATTTGGAAAAGTGGTTTCTACTATGAACAATTTAGTTGAAATAGATTTAAGAACAGGTGAAGCAGTAAACTATAATATGACAGAGAATAAGATTCTGCTTCCAATTCCTCAGCAAGAAATTGATCGAAATCCTAACTTGGATCAAAACCCAATGTAG
- a CDS encoding PKD domain-containing protein, which produces MNYFVKISAYALLLGALSCSSDDTEMEGPMPVANFTYEISEENDGTVTFTSSSENKVTSVWDFGDGSDISQEDHPIHTYLETGTYEVSLTAIGETSSDIMVKQVDVVIEEDNGGFGDNLVTSGDMTDETAWTLRQVWADEGNEILHEFIDETFVFDIPEGNEYSSSFFYQKVSGLEAGKTYQFNAHVKSSGTSSVWFEVHFGNEDPESGAYEGGARVYMSSFGGEGSTCSVDAFDGDINAISQNGCANPDESEKLINADGTFTLTAEELTEDGSIYLVFKVGSGWGTVNFGDEGIALDEVSIKEVLD; this is translated from the coding sequence ATGAATTATTTTGTAAAAATTAGTGCATATGCACTTTTATTAGGAGCACTTTCATGTTCATCAGATGATACTGAAATGGAAGGACCAATGCCAGTGGCAAACTTCACATATGAAATATCTGAAGAAAATGACGGAACTGTAACCTTTACATCAAGTAGTGAAAACAAAGTAACTAGTGTTTGGGATTTTGGTGATGGTTCTGATATATCTCAAGAAGATCACCCCATCCACACTTATTTAGAAACAGGTACTTATGAGGTTTCTTTAACAGCTATCGGGGAAACTTCATCAGATATTATGGTGAAACAAGTCGATGTTGTTATTGAAGAAGACAATGGTGGTTTTGGTGATAACTTGGTAACATCTGGCGATATGACCGATGAAACTGCTTGGACACTAAGACAAGTATGGGCAGATGAAGGAAATGAAATATTACATGAATTTATAGATGAAACTTTTGTATTTGATATCCCTGAAGGTAATGAGTACTCATCTTCTTTCTTTTACCAAAAAGTAAGTGGTTTGGAAGCAGGAAAAACTTATCAGTTTAATGCTCATGTAAAAAGTTCTGGAACAAGTTCTGTTTGGTTTGAAGTACACTTTGGAAATGAAGACCCTGAGTCTGGAGCTTATGAAGGTGGTGCAAGAGTGTATATGTCAAGTTTTGGAGGAGAAGGTTCTACTTGTAGTGTTGATGCTTTTGATGGAGATATTAATGCCATTTCTCAAAATGGCTGTGCTAATCCAGATGAAAGCGAAAAACTAATTAATGCTGATGGTACATTTACTTTAACAGCTGAAGAGTTAACAGAAGACGGCTCAATTTACCTAGTATTTAAAGTAGGTTCAGGTTGGGGAACTGTTAACTTTGGTGATGAAGGAATAGCATTGGATGAAGTAAGTATCAAAGAGGTACTTGACTAA
- a CDS encoding T9SS type A sorting domain-containing protein, protein MRFVLIIVGLFLSLAPKVQAQQEELFSDQFTSLGEGWKPLSLSGASGEFKVENNLLKATPENNNGIYGTYYQTQSFDGHFYVDVEIVEDQSVGLVLLSDKEGAPDTDNYTMMYVTTDDEGRSVIEINDKQNGQANVLDNTNKVNKSRYKQTLTGITYSVPFTSTAKKLRIIRHASERFFHFYYAVAKEIEGETAENWMELSPSKEWLSADAHYYVGLVGIEGEGQFDKVTVTKTPLNDRSDVNTGFKATWRDYNWSGYFGDALVITFGDDFEESANDRKFVFWEQLNYIPAWHLNNETQYSYEFVETWGGGSEGCFEPMSDRLLRYSKVELIEDNEVRKVVHWHYVLMDPDYNYPDYQNGPDMPEVDEYYTIYADGSIIREIQYTPKLDTNFRNWHELTEPMVIAGNNNWPKDLLENPALTTYTIFDDKKTTYSLRGNTYFSHDNPLGPMVLVGHIKNAPDVFSTFSDDTTVPETYSGYQLDYKIDWHNLNLNFAHWPINKEPYREPHKSWADWKEQIAHTSLIGMGVYGGTDWNDNYLERENGRKYRKWSMLGGLLPKNSVEKGKDLTNSWLYSGYVILANDSSRYIGYERDDKTFEFTALEEKAAAYFDLSPDKKLINPVFKINNWKDQKVYINLDGKNVDAPEFLVEHQGGVLYILLKKEINAKTSISISSNKIEEVEPPLSSDDIDLGFNIQVYPNPVSGDFFRIDVSEENDFELKLMDANGKVILQDIMSSTSKKVSTVGLTKGVYILKMKTDKIFITKRILVL, encoded by the coding sequence ATGCGTTTCGTACTTATTATTGTAGGCTTATTCTTGTCGTTAGCTCCAAAAGTACAAGCTCAACAGGAAGAGTTATTTTCAGATCAATTCACTTCTTTAGGAGAAGGTTGGAAACCTTTGTCTTTAAGTGGAGCCTCTGGAGAATTTAAGGTAGAGAATAACTTACTAAAAGCCACTCCAGAGAATAACAATGGTATCTATGGAACATACTATCAAACACAATCTTTCGATGGCCACTTTTATGTTGATGTGGAAATTGTTGAAGATCAATCTGTAGGTTTAGTACTTCTTAGCGACAAAGAAGGTGCTCCAGATACAGATAATTATACGATGATGTATGTGACGACAGACGATGAAGGTCGTTCTGTAATAGAGATAAATGATAAACAAAACGGACAAGCGAATGTATTAGACAATACCAACAAAGTAAATAAATCGCGTTATAAACAAACGCTTACAGGAATTACTTATTCTGTACCATTTACTTCTACAGCTAAAAAACTTAGAATTATACGACATGCTTCTGAGCGTTTCTTTCATTTCTACTACGCAGTAGCAAAAGAAATTGAGGGAGAAACAGCAGAAAATTGGATGGAATTGTCGCCATCAAAAGAATGGTTATCTGCTGATGCTCATTACTATGTGGGATTAGTAGGTATTGAAGGAGAAGGTCAATTTGATAAAGTAACAGTAACTAAAACGCCACTAAATGATCGCAGTGATGTTAACACTGGATTTAAAGCCACTTGGAGAGATTACAATTGGTCGGGTTATTTTGGAGATGCTTTGGTCATCACATTTGGAGATGATTTCGAAGAATCTGCAAACGATAGAAAGTTCGTTTTCTGGGAACAATTAAATTACATTCCAGCATGGCACCTAAACAACGAAACTCAATATTCTTACGAGTTTGTAGAAACTTGGGGTGGTGGTTCTGAAGGATGTTTTGAACCTATGTCAGATCGATTATTACGCTACTCTAAAGTAGAATTGATTGAAGATAATGAAGTGAGAAAAGTGGTGCATTGGCACTATGTTTTAATGGATCCAGATTATAATTATCCCGATTATCAAAATGGTCCTGATATGCCGGAAGTGGACGAATATTATACCATTTATGCAGATGGATCTATCATTAGAGAAATTCAATATACGCCTAAGTTAGATACCAATTTTAGAAATTGGCATGAGTTAACTGAACCTATGGTGATTGCAGGAAATAACAATTGGCCAAAAGACCTATTGGAAAATCCAGCATTAACTACCTACACCATTTTTGATGATAAAAAGACAACCTACTCCTTAAGAGGAAATACCTATTTTAGTCATGATAACCCATTGGGACCAATGGTTTTGGTAGGACACATTAAGAATGCACCAGATGTATTTAGTACATTTTCTGATGATACCACTGTTCCAGAAACATACTCAGGTTATCAGTTAGATTATAAAATTGATTGGCACAACTTGAACCTCAATTTCGCCCATTGGCCTATTAATAAAGAACCGTACAGAGAGCCGCATAAATCTTGGGCCGATTGGAAAGAACAGATCGCTCATACCTCTTTGATTGGAATGGGTGTATATGGAGGTACTGATTGGAATGATAACTATCTAGAAAGAGAAAATGGTAGAAAGTATAGAAAGTGGTCGATGTTGGGAGGTCTTCTTCCAAAGAATTCTGTTGAAAAAGGAAAAGATTTAACCAATTCTTGGTTGTACTCAGGCTATGTGATATTGGCCAATGATTCAAGTAGATACATTGGCTATGAAAGAGACGATAAAACCTTTGAGTTTACCGCTCTAGAAGAGAAAGCAGCCGCTTATTTTGATTTATCGCCTGATAAAAAATTGATTAACCCAGTATTTAAAATCAACAATTGGAAAGATCAAAAGGTGTACATCAATTTGGATGGTAAGAATGTAGATGCTCCTGAATTTTTGGTGGAACACCAAGGTGGTGTATTATATATTTTATTGAAAAAAGAGATCAATGCTAAAACTAGCATCAGTATTTCAAGCAATAAAATTGAAGAAGTAGAACCACCATTAAGTTCTGATGATATCGATCTAGGATTTAATATTCAAGTATATCCTAACCCAGTTTCAGGAGATTTTTTTAGAATAGACGTTAGTGAAGAAAATGACTTTGAACTCAAATTGATGGATGCAAATGGGAAAGTGATTTTGCAAGACATAATGAGTTCTACAAGCAAAAAAGTCAGTACTGTTGGTTTGACAAAAGGCGTCTACATTCTGAAAATGAAAACAGATAAAATATTTATCACCAAAAGAATACTAGTACTATAA